The region ACATGACTTAAGGTTCCCTTacaggattttctcttttttaacatttaacaaatatattgCTTAATGGATTATTATAACACAACCACACTTGTAACTTGTAACTTGTAACAAATAGAAATTTGTCATCCGTCTATGGCCATACCGCCCTGAATGTGCCCAATCTCATCTGACCTCAGAAGCTAATCAGGGTCCGACCTGGTTAGAACATGGATGGGAGATGTGTGTCATCTATCCCCCCAAACCTTTTTTTGTCCCATCCTGTTGAGCCTTTTTTCTCCCTCATAAGTAACCACAATTGTGACTAACAGTAATCCATCATCCTTACAGGACTTTTAAAACATTGGATTAAATATGATTTGAGTAGCAGAGCTGAGgctaagtgtgtgtatgtgaggggAGGAGATAAAATTAGTAAGGCAGATAAGACTCAGGCAGCCTTGATGTTATGCCAAATTCTTTCTCTAAGGTTGGGCAAATCACATAATCTCACTAAGCTTCATAAAGTTGATAGTAATACTGGTCTGTAAACCAGTAAGACATTTCTGATGgatataaaaatatcatttggTATACAGTGCTTCCATTTACTCCTCTCTATAATGGAGATATTACTGCCAGCTACAACTACATGAAAAATGTTTAGAAGACTACAGAATATGTTTATGAGACCCTTAGAAATCCTTTGATTAAAGGCAATGGCCAAATTCACATCCCATGTGACTCTTAAGATATAAATTAAGAAATCTAAAATGATGTATTTTTCATTCTACATATGAGAATGAGCAAAGAAGGAATAAGAATCTCCTATCTCTTTTGCATTCTCCCTTTTATTCAAGTTTATGCTCTTTTGTGTTCAACATTCACAGAGGTCATACAATAATTCACTATCACTCCAATGCACATAAAAATATGGTTACCACGTGAAAGTAACTAATGATTAACCTTGCTATTCTTCACGATAAAACTGGCCCAAACCATAACTAATTATTGGGCAACCTGTTTACGTGTCAAAAGCTTCTTTATCAAAAGATTGATAGAGAATTGGGCTTCCCCAAATAGCTCatagggtaaagaatccgccggcaatggaggagacacagtagtctcaagtttgatccctgcgttgggaaaatctggagaagaaaaatggcaacccactccaatattctttcctgaaaaatcccatggacagaggagcctggaggggtatagtccaaagggtcacaaagagtcatacacgactgagagactaagcacacaaccATGTCGATTTGTATCTAAGGCAGTCTCTTATGTGGATTTGTATCTTATCAGTTCTGGAAAAATCTAAGCCATAATCTCTCCAAATACTGGTTCTCCTTGATTCTACCTTTCTGGGATTCCCTCTAGAAGAAATCATAGATTTTCTATTCCATTTTTGATATCTCTaaacctctatttctttttttttttttttttgtttcaattgTTTATTAACCAGAACACAAAAATAATCCTGGTAGATACCTTAGTTCATCCTTCTAATAAGCCTGTTGATCTGGTCTTCCCTGTTGCCAGCATCTCCACCTTCTACAAAATGGGTGGTCTTTTTCTTCATTCCACCTCGTGGAGAAGACAATTTAAAGGGCCACAGGAAgttgtttgcttctttgaaaCGTTTTCCAACGGTATAGATCTCATGAATCAGATCCTCCATGCAGATGATTCCGTATTTCCCAAGAGATCGAGCAATCAATGCATTGTCTGTCAGGGCAATTCGCTTTTTGTTGATTTTGCCATAACCACGCTTGTAGATCAATTCATTTACAGACTTCAGATTTGGGTATCCCCATGCAATGTATGGCTCCACAATTCTCAGCATATTAATTGATGCCTTGTTGAGCTTCACAAAGGTGCCGTTGAAGATCTGCCGGAGGCGAAGGAGCTGCAGCACCTTTCGAACCTTTGGGCTCACACCGTTGATACCTCTGATCCTGATGACAAACGCCAATTTGGGTTCCGCGGGTACATAGAAGTTGCCGGCTTTTCGTGCCATCCTAGCCATTCGAATTTCAGTTCTGTACATCTGCCTGTATTCCTTGTGGTAATGCTTAGCTTTTTCATAGATAAGCTTCCTCCTTGCCTTTCGAAGCATCTTTTGGGCAAACTTCTTTCTCAGTCGCTTGATCTTAAGCTCTGCGAAATTCTTCCGCTTTTTCTTAAGGGTTTCTGGCACAGCAggaaccttctttttcttctcttctgcacCCTCCATGGTTCCAGCCGGGAAAGAGCTAAACCTCTATTTCTTATCATTGATCTCTATGTTACTTTTCGGGCAATTTCTTCAGGTCAGTCTTCTAGTTTACAATTCTTTCTTTAATTGCATCTAATTTACTATTTAACCCAACcattagcatttttaaatgtttatttctatcTATTTGTTtatggctacactgggtcttcattgatgctcacggactttctctagttgtggcagagggtttctcattgcagtggcttctcttgttacagagcaagTTAAAAAACAATTTGATGAGTAGTTTGAGGGGtaacttaatttttatatattttagagttaAACACAttctaggttcatctgtaccagaAACCTGCAgttcagcacagggagctcagcttgatgCTCTACGGTGACGCCAAGTGGGTTGGAGGGGGGGCGGgtgggaggcccaagagggaggtgAATATGCATACACAGAGCTGATGGACTTTGTTGTACAACAGGAACCAacgcaatattgtaaaacaactatgaAAGCGACAGTggctagtcatgtctgactgtgacgcaatggactgtagcctgccaggctcctccattcatgggattttccaggcagaatattggagtgggctgccatttccttctccaggggatctttccaacccagggatcgaacctgggtctcccacactacaggcagactAGAAAGAAGGGAATCATCTAATCCAATCAAGTCCATATAATCTAATGCTATAGACCTcagcactcaaaaaaaaaaaaatttttaggaaTAACAGTTTTTGTTATCCTTGACCCAGACTTTAATACTTATTACATTTTGTCCCAGTTGCTTTACATTCTCTatataaacaaacacaaataaatacaaatacaatACAAAATCCTTTCTATGATCTACTAAAAATGTTAGAGACCCTGTACACCTTTACCCaaaattatttgcatatttttctaaGAACAAGAATATTATCTTACATAATCACAATACAATCATCAAAGTCAGGAAATTTCTTTGATTGAAATACAATTAATTTCAATAACTGAACAATAATTCAACAATTGAAATACAttaatttcagatatacaacaaaatgattcaatgtatgtatatactgtgaaataATCATCATAGTAAGTCTAGTTAAAATCCATCACCAcacacatttataattttttttcttgtgatgagaactttgagggctactctcttcagttaagtcgctcaggcatgtccaacttggcgactccatggactgaagaacgccaggtttccctgtccatcaccaaccccaacagctccagttcagttcagttcagtcgctcagtcgtgtccaactctttgcaaccccatggactacagcacaccaggcccccctatctgtcaccaactcacggagtttattcaaactcatgctcattgattcagtgataccatccaaccatctcatcatctgtcatccccttctcctctcaccttcaatctttcccagcatcagggtcttttcaaatgagtcagctatttgcatcaggtggccaaagtactggaatttcagcttcaacatcagtccgtccagtgaatacccaggactgatctccttcaggatggactggttggatctccttgcagtccaacagactctcaagagtcttctccaacaccacagttcaaatgcatcaattctttggcactcagctttctttatagtccaactctcacatccatacatgactactggaaaaaccatagctttgactagacagacctttgttggcaaagtaatgtctctgcttttaaatatgctgtctaggttgttcttttttcccaaggagtaagtatcttttaatttcttggctgcagtcaccatctgcagtgattttggagcccaaaaacataaagtctgtcactgtttccactgttttaccatctatttgccaaaaagtgatgggactggatgccatgatcttagttttctgaatggtgagctttaagccaacttattcactctcctctttcactttcatcaagaggctttttagttcttcttcactttctgccataagggtggtgtcatctgcatatctgaggttattgatatttctcccagcaatcttgattctagcttgtgcttcatccagtccagcgtttctcatgatggactctgcatataagttaaacaagcagggtgacaagatacagccctgatgttctccttttcctatctggaaccaggctgctgttccatgtccagttctaactgttgcttcctgacctgcatacagatttctcaagaggcaggtcaggtggtctggtattaccacctctttcagaattttccagagtttactgtgatccacacagtcaaaggcttaactttttcactctcctctttcactttcatcaagaggctctttagttcttcgctttctgccataaggatagtgtcacctgtatatctgaggttattgatagttcccccagcaatcttgattccagcttgtggttcatccagcctggcattttgcatgatgtcctctgcatataagttaaataagcagggtgataatatgcagctttgacatactcctttcccaatctggaaccagtctgttgtttcatatctaactgttgcttcttgacctgcatatagatttctcaggaggcaggtaaggtggtctggtattcccatctcttgaagaattttccgcagtctgctgtgatccacacagtcaaaggctttggcatagtcaataaagcagaagtagatgtttttctggaactctcttgctttttcgatgatccaacggatgctagcaattttatctctggctcctctgccttttctaaattcagcttgaacatctggaagttctcggttcacatgctgttgaagcctggcttggagaatttcgagcattactttgctagcatgtgagataactgcaactgtgtggtagtttgaactttctttgatattgcctttctttgggattggaatgaaaactggtcttttccaatcctgtgaccactgctgagttttccaaacttgctggcatactgagtgcaacactttaacagcatcatcttttaggatttgaaacagctcaactgaaattccattatctccactagctttgtttgtagtgatgtttcctaaggcccaatcGACTTCAcattctaatgcccacttgactactctcttagcaactttcaaacatacaatatagtattattaactacagtaACCATACTGTACATTACATTCCCAGTACTTAATGTATTTCATAACTAGAAGTCTGTACCTTTTGACTACCTTCCTTCAATTCTTCCCTCCTCATCCCCCATTCTCTAGTAAACACAAGTCTTACCTCATTTTCCAtgagtttgttctttttaaagattccGAATGTAAGTGAGATTATATGGTGTTAACGTTTatctttttgatattttatttagcataaggCCTCAAGATGCCATCCACATTGCAAGtggcaggattttcttttttgttatggttgaataatatacatatacatatatacacatataatacacacacacatatatacacacaccagattttctttatccattcaaccacTGGTGGatacttggctattgtaaataatgctgtaatgaacatgagggtacatgtatctttctgGGTTAGtgttttgatttccttcagataaaCACTCAGAAATGGAGTTGCTGGATCACACAGGAGTTCTATATTTTGAGGAAACTCcttactgctttccatagtggctgcaccaatttagaTTCCCACTAGTAGTGCCCagattcccctttctccacattctcaccagcacttgttatctcttatctttttgataagaGCCATTTTTATCTtaaggtatgaggtgatatctcattgtggttttgctttgcattttgaatagtgatgctgaacaccttttcatgtacctgctgACCAGCtgtagtcctgggtgttcattggagggactgatgttgaagctgaaactccaatactttggctacctaatgtggagaggtgactcatttgaaaagaccctgatgctgggaaagattaagggcagaaggagaaggggacgacagagggtgagatggttggacggcatcaccgccacaatggacatgggtttgggtggattctgggagttggtgatggacagggaggcctggtgtactgcggttcatggggtcggacacaactaagcgactgaactgaattatgcaAATATAAACACGGTTTGAAATTTGTCTGCACAAGATGAAATCTCTTTAAAGCAGCAACTTCatcattcaattaatatttactgaataactaTACTAATCCATGATATCAATGAGTAACAATCTAAGTGTCACAGTTGGTAAAGTAGCAGAACCAAGATTCAAACCCTGGTTTGTCTTACTTCAAAGTCTtcaaatccaaaaataaaaaaaaattaaggtttcaacctagatggagaaataatgatGCCACTAATTTTATAATGTACACAGGAGAGAAGCAAAGTTGAAAGGGATGATGATTAGCCTAATGGAATCAGGAACAGCATTTATCCAATGCATTTGTTTTCCCAATTCTAAGATAGCATCTGCTTTATATGACCaaagaggagacagagaaaaCTATAGTAATTGAGACTGTAATTCAAGATAATTAATTTCTAAatctttaagaaatattttgagtAGTATTTGACATTAAAGAATACATATAGCATGATTAATTTATGAAGTATAATGTGAAAATAAACAACCATAAACTCACCACACAACTTAAGAACTAGACCATTACCAATATGGATGGGTACACCTATATGTGCTTTCTCTAATCCGTCTGCTTTCCCCAGAAACGCTACCATTAAACTAAATTTTGTATTTAtcattcctctgtttttcttccctAAATAAACTTATTATAAACATACAGAATCCTCAACTATAGTTTTTTGCTTGTTCTTAAGCTTTATAAGggctttcccttgtggctcagctggtaaagaatccgactgcaatgcgggagacctgggttcgatccctgggttgggaagatcccctgaagaagcgacaggctacccactctagtattctggcctggagaattccatggactgtatagtctatggggtcgtaaagagtcggacacaactgagtgactttcactttcatgctttataAAGGTAATCTGCTACGTGTAATTTTCTACAAATTGGCTCTTTCATCCGGTAAGTTTTTAAGATTCACCCAATCAGTCTATTGTTATGGGACATTACTATTATActtattttacattaatttagGCCATGCATATTCCAAAATTActtgttatattttttctatgtcAAGGTTCAAATAAATTAGAAAGGAGATAGATCACACAGTCCCATGCTCAAAATGCCAAGTTCATATTAAAAAGTTATCATCTCAACATCACTTAAAAACCAGATCACTTTCACATGTAACTTCCCAAGATAACTTTTTGCACCattatttgtgaccccacacTTAAACCATGTTGAAAACTAAGTTTCCTAACAATTATGGAGATCCTCTACTGAAGTACTTTTGCATTATATAACCATTAATTTCATCttgaatcactttgccaaaaTTAACTCAGTGAAGCTGCTATATATCaactttatacatatacatatataagctgCTACACAACTTTAAGGTCATGTATTTATTGTCAGAATGTAATACTGCACACTCTCCTAAGATAACATGTATCAGTTAATATGTTAAGAAAACAGGTGTCCAAAAGGTCCACATTTAACAGTTTTTAGGGGTTCCCTACTATCTACTGCAGAACAGGAGCATATCTCAGGAAGTATCACTACTTATTATGTAAACACAAACCAGTTTCCACTGATTTCCTATTTGACAGGGAATTTGCAATGTTATCCTCATAGTTTTGTATAAGTGCTAACTGGGTTCTTTTTCTAGTGCAAGAGTATGGAGACAAATCTTTTTGCTTCATTCTGGGGAAAGGAAAACCTCTTTGATAATCCATAACTTCTAAAGGTGTAAGTGAAATGTATTTATTGCTACCTGTGTGTAGGATACCTTATTAGGTGCTAAGCTCTCTTATCTAGAAAGTAGAGATAACAGCAGCACCTACTGCCCAAGGTCTTTTTTAGGATTCAATAAAAAAATGTAGGTAGACAGTTAATCACAGTATCCAAATCATAACTACATATTCAACAAATGTAGATTATTTCTGTAAATCTTTCCACTTTCACATCAATTCTATTTGCTTCAGATGTTCCTCCTCCTACTTGTGTTACTTTGCAtttggcaaatacatggggaaacaatggaaacagtgacagattttatcttcttgggctccaaaaccactgcagatgatgactgcagccatgaaattaaaagatgcttgctccttggaagaaaagctatgacaaacgtgaAGGGAAGTgaagcaaagtgaaagtcgctcagtcatctccgactttttgcgactccatggattgcatagtccatgggattctccaggccagaatactggagtcggtagcctttcccttttccaggggatcttcccaacacagggattgaacccaggtcttgggcattgcaggtggattctttaccagctgagccaaaagggaagcccaagaatagtagAGTGAAAGGCTTAttgcttctccagcagatcttcccaacccaggatcagaAAAGGGGTTttctgcatcacaggcggattctttaccaactgagctatgagagaagccctgacaaacctagacagcatattaaaaagcagagacatttctttacctacaaaggtccgtctagtcaaagctatgctttttccagtagtcatatacggatgtcagagttgaactataaagaaagctgagtgctgaagaggtgatgcttttgaactgtggtgttggagaagactcttgagagtcccttggactgcaaggagatccaaccagtccatcctaaaggagatcagtcctgaatattgattggaaggactgacgctgaagctgaagctccaagtcTTGGGTCACCTGACCcgagaacagactcactggaaaggaccctgatgctgggaaagactgaaggcaggaggagaagaggaggacagaggatgagatggttggatggcatcaccaatgcgatggacatgaatctgagcaagctctgggagttggtgatagacagggaagcctggcgagctatagttcatggggctggaaagagttggacacgactgtgtgacggaactgaactgaaaataatggaGTTAAGTTACTCTAGAAGTGCACAGGAGGAGGGTACCTAATTCAGCCTGGGGATAAGAGGCAGCCAGAGAACTTCATCTGAACATATCATCtccgcactgatcatagcaaacaccctcttccaacaacacaagagaagactctacacatggacatcatcagatggtcaataccgaaatcaggctgattatactctttgcacccaaagaaggagaagctctatacagtcagtgaaaacaagaccgggaactgattgtggctcagatcatgaactccttattgccaaattcagacttaaattgaagaaagtagggaaaaccactagaccattcaggtatgacctaaatcaaatcccttacgattatacagtgaaagtgggaaatagatttaagggactagatctgatggacatagtgcctgaagaactatggacagaggtttgtgacactgtacaggagacagcaatcaacaccatccccaagaaaaagaaatgcaaaaaagcaaaatggctctctgaggacgccttacaaaaagctgtgaaaagaagagaagcaaaaaacaaaggagaaaaggaaagctatacccatttgcacgcagagttccaaagaatagcaagaagagataagaaagccttcctcagctatcaatgcaaagaaatagaggaaaacaacagaatcggaaagactagagatctcttcaaaaaaatgagagataccaagggaacatttcatgcaaagaggggcacaataaaggacagaaatggtatggaccgaacagaagcaggagatattaaaaacaggtggcaagaatacagagaagaactgtacagaaaaggtcttCATAATCCAGAtgatcaggatggtgtgatcactcacctagagccagacatcctggaatgtgaagtcaagtctgagaaagcatcactacgaacaaagcaagtggaggtgatggaattccagttgagctatttcaaatcctaaaagatgatgctgtgaaagtgttgcactcaatatgccagcaaatgtggaactcagcaggggccacaggactggaaaaggtcagtgttcattccaatcccaaagaatgttcaaacaaccacacaactgcactcatctcacatgctagtaaagtaatgctcaaaattctccaagccaggcttcaataatacatgaaccgtgaacttccagatgttcaaactggatttagaaaaggcagaggaaccagagatcaaactgccaacatctgctggatcatgctgaaaaagcaacagagttccagaaaaacatctatttctgctttattgactatgccaaagcctttgactatgtggatcacaacaaactctggaaaattctgaaagagatggtaataccagaccacctgacctgcctcttgagaaatctgtatgcaggacaggaaacaagtcagaactggccatggaacaacagactggttccaaatcaggaaaggagtacatcaaggctgtatactgtcatcctgcttatttaacttatatggagaatacatcatgagaaacgctgggctggatgaagcacaagctgcaatcaagattgccaggagaaatgtcaataatctcggatatgcagatgacaccacccttatggcagaaagtggagaagaactaaaaagcctcctgatgaaagtgaaagaggagagtgaaaaagttggcttaaagctcaacattcagaaaattaagatcatggcatccggtcccatcacttcatggcaaatagatggtaaaacagtggaaatagtgacagactttattttggggggatccaaaatcactgcagatggtgactgcagccaagaaattaaaagatgcttacttcttggaagaaaagttatgaccaacctagacagcatattaaaaagcagagacgttactttgccaacaaaggtccatctagtgaaagcaatggtttttccagtagtcatgtatggatgtgagagttggactataaagaaagccgagcgcggaagaactgatgcttttgaactgtggtgttggagaagactcttgagagtcccttggactgcaaggagatccaaccagtccatcctaaaggagatcagtcctgggtgttcattcgaaggagtgatgttgaggcTGACACTCCAATatcttggctacctgatgcaaagagctgactcataaggcgggaggagaagcagacgacagaggatgagatggttggatggcatcaccgactgaatgaacatgaatttgggtaaactctgggagttggtgatggacagggaagcctggcgtgctgcagtccccggggccgcagagtcggaaacgactgagcaactgaactgaactgatatattatcTCCACTCCTACCCCAAAGAAAAAGGTCTTTACTGAgctttgaacaacaacaaaaaaagtctcTACAGGGCAATGATAAGCAAGAAAACTAAAGCCTGAGGTTAAATGATTCGCTCAACGCTGGTCAGCTCTTCAGAACTTGGCTACGGGTCCTCTTTTGAAAGATGGAATTTAGTTCTCTTGGGACCCCGGTTCATGAGCTCTGCAA is a window of Ovis aries strain OAR_USU_Benz2616 breed Rambouillet chromosome 1, ARS-UI_Ramb_v3.0, whole genome shotgun sequence DNA encoding:
- the LOC121819493 gene encoding large ribosomal subunit protein uL30 produces the protein MEGAEEKKKKVPAVPETLKKKRKNFAELKIKRLRKKFAQKMLRKARRKLIYEKAKHYHKEYRQMYRTEIRMARMARKAGNFYVPAEPKLAFVIRIRGINGVSPKVRKVLQLLRLRQIFNGTFVKLNKASINMLRIVEPYIAWGYPNLKSVNELIYKRGYGKINKKRIALTDNALIARSLGKYGIICMEDLIHEIYTVGKRFKEANNFLWPFKLSSPRGGMKKKTTHFVEGGDAGNREDQINRLIRRMN